In Humulus lupulus chromosome 6, drHumLupu1.1, whole genome shotgun sequence, a single genomic region encodes these proteins:
- the LOC133781934 gene encoding probable CoA ligase CCL11, which translates to MEKLKPNPANSSPLTPLSYLERAAVVYGDCPSVVYNGTTYTWSETNTRCLRVASSIATWLGVKRGQVVSVISPNVPAMYELHFAAPMAGAVLNTINTRLDARIVSVMLLHSESKLVFVDQLSVKLILDAVSRFPANTPIPRLILIRDQDAVSSSSSSSSKLTDSFYCEYEDLVERGDPEFQWLKPANEWQPMILNYTSGTTSAPKGVVHCHRAIFIVTLDSLVDWSVPKQPVFLWTLPMFHANGWCYPWGTAAVGATNICLRKFDGPIIFDLIQRHGVTHMCGAPVVLNMLSNTPNVEILRNPVQILTAGAPPPAAVLHRTESLGFNVSHGYGLTEVAGIVVSCAWKNKWNRFPATERARLKARQGVKTPAMAEIDVIDPSSRVSVKRDGLTMGEIVLRGGCVMLGYLKDSTATAKAVKEDGWFYTGDMGVMHSDGYLEIKDRSKDVIISGGENVSSVEVESILYGHPAVDEAAVVARPDEIWGETPCAFITLKKDSRVRPTEKEIVGYCREKLPHYMVPKVVVFRDELPKTSTGKIQKFILKDIAKTMGSSSGAVAWSRI; encoded by the coding sequence ATGGAGAAGCTAAAGCCAAACCCGGCAAACTCATCCCCTCTAACTCCACTCAGCTACCTCGAAAGGGCGGCCGTTGTCTATGGCGACTGCCCTTCTGTTGTTTACAACGGCACCACTTATACGTGGTCAGAGACCAACACCCGTTGTCTCCGTGTGGCTTCCTCCATCGCAACATGGCTTGGAGTCAAGCGTGGTCAAGTCGTATCTGTCATCTCTCCCAACGTTCCGGCCATGTACGAGCTCCACTTCGCAGCTCCCATGGCCGGCGCCGTTCTCAACACCATCAACACCCGCCTCGACGCTCGCATCGTCTCCGTCATGCTTCTTCATTCAGAATCCAAGCTCGTCTTCGTTGACCAGCTCTCTGTCAAGCTAATACTTGATGCCGTCTCCAGGTTCCCAGCAAACACTCCAATCCCTCGCCTCATATTAATCCGTGATCAGGACGCGGTCTCGtcttcctcatcttcatcttcaaagCTCACTGATAGCTTTTATTGCGAGTATGAGGATCTAGTAGAGAGAGGAGATCCTGAATTTCAGTGGTTAAAGCCGGCGAACGAGTGGCAGCCGATGATACTAAACTACACCTCTGGAACGACTTCAGCTCCCAAGGGAGTTGTTCACTGTCACAGAGCTATTTTCATCGTCACACTTGACTCACTCGTCGACTGGAGTGTGCCCAAACAGCCAGTCTTCTTATGGACACTGCCTATGTTTCACGCAAACGGTTGGTGTTACCCGTGGGGGACAGCGGCGGTCGGCGCCACCAACATATGCCTTCGAAAATTCGATGGCCCGATCATCTTCGACCTCATCCAACGGCATGGTGTGACTCACATGTGTGGAGCACCCGTGGTGCTCAACATGTTATCAAACACTCCCAATGTTGAAATTCTCAGGAACCCTGTTCAAATCCTAACAGCCGGCGCTCCGCCGCCTGCGGCGGTGCTCCACCGAACCGAGTCGCTTGGTTTTAATGTCAGTCATGGGTACGGGTTGACGGAAGTGGCCGGAATCGTGGTATCTTGCGCTTGGAAGAATAAATGGAATCGTTTTCCGGCAACGGAGCGTGCCCGGCTTAAGGCTCGGCAAGGGGTGAAGACTCCGGCGATGGCTGAAATTGATGTTATTGATCCAAGTTCAAGAGTGAGTGTGAAGAGAGATGGTTTAACAATGGGGGAAATAGTTCTCAGAGGCGGTTGCGTAATGCTCGGTTACCTCAAAGATTCAACGGCCACGGCGAAAGCTGTAAAAGAAGATGGATGGTTTTACACGGGCGATATGGGAGTTATGCACTCGGACGGGTATTTGGAGATCAAGGACAGGTCCAAGGACGTGATCATAAGCGGCGGAGAGAACGTGAGCAGCGTGGAGGTAGAGTCGATTCTGTACGGCCATCCGGCGGTGGACGAGGCGGCGGTGGTAGCTCGGCCCGACGAAATCTGGGGTGAGACGCCGTGTGCGTTTATAACGTTGAAGAAAGATTCGAGGGTGAGACCGACGGAGAAggagatagttggttattgtagAGAGAAGTTGCCTCATTATATGGTTCCGAAAGTTGTGGTGTTCAGAGATGAACTTCCGAAGACTTCAACTGGGAAAATTCAGAAATTTATTCTGAAAGATATTGCCAAAACCATGGGATCTTCGTCTGGAGCAGTGGCTTGGAGTAGGATCTAG